One window of Anaerolineae bacterium genomic DNA carries:
- a CDS encoding phosphoribosyltransferase, with translation MNVSRGYYLDRHEAGRVLAEHLKHWKGQPDLLVLGIPRGGVVVAAEVAEALGAPLDILPARKIGAPGNPEFALGAVAEDMVYIDERLIESLGISRSYVEGEALRQQALSRLQGQRLRGGLPPLPIEGRTVILVDDGVATGATVQAALLALQTKAPRRRILAVPVAPPAAVERLRAAADEVVCPLIPEEFWAVGQFYEDFRQVSDEEVIRLIQRRRGAGQGAAQ, from the coding sequence TATTATCTGGACCGGCATGAGGCCGGCCGCGTGCTGGCGGAACATCTGAAGCACTGGAAGGGCCAACCCGACCTGCTGGTGCTGGGCATCCCGCGGGGCGGAGTGGTGGTGGCCGCCGAGGTGGCCGAGGCACTGGGGGCGCCGCTGGATATCCTGCCGGCGCGCAAAATCGGCGCGCCGGGGAACCCCGAGTTCGCCCTGGGGGCCGTGGCCGAGGACATGGTCTACATTGACGAGCGGCTGATTGAAAGCCTGGGCATCAGCCGCAGTTATGTGGAGGGCGAGGCCCTGCGTCAGCAGGCGCTCAGCCGGCTTCAGGGACAGCGTCTGCGCGGCGGGCTTCCTCCTCTGCCCATCGAGGGCCGCACCGTGATCCTGGTGGATGACGGCGTGGCCACAGGGGCCACGGTGCAGGCGGCCCTGCTGGCGCTCCAGACGAAAGCGCCGCGCCGGCGCATCCTGGCCGTGCCGGTTGCCCCGCCGGCGGCGGTCGAGCGCCTGCGCGCCGCGGCGGACGAGGTGGTATGTCCGCTGATACCCGAGGAGTTCTGGGCCGTCGGCCAGTTTTACGAGGACTTTCGCCAGGTCAGCGATGAGGAAGTGATCCGCCTCATCCAGCGCCGGCGAGGGGCCGGCCAGGGCGCTGCTCAGTGA